The following coding sequences lie in one Vibrio toranzoniae genomic window:
- the glpK gene encoding glycerol kinase GlpK: MTEQKYIVALDQGTTSSRAVILDHDANIVSSSQREFTQIYPKAGWVEHDPMEIWASQSSTLVEALAKAGIRSDELAGIGITNQRETTIVWNKETGKPVYNAIVWQCRRTADICEDLKARGLEDYVRDNTGLVLDPYFSGTKVKWILDNVEGAREDAEAGKLLFGTVDTWLVWKMTQGRVHVTDYTNASRTMLFNINDLCWDQKLLDEMGIPTSMMPEVKRSSEVYGQTNLGGKGGTRIPIAGIAGDQQAALYGQMCVEAGQAKNTYGTGCFLLMNTGQEKVTSKNGLLTTLACGPKGEPAYALEGAVFMGGASIQWLRDEMKLLDGAEDSEYFATKVDTSNGVYVVPAFTGLGAPYWDAYARGTIVGLTRGVNSNHIIRATLEGIAYQTRDVLDAMQADSGIKLANLRVDGGAVANNFLMQFQSDVLDTEVHRPEVTEVTALGAAYLAGLAVGFWDNIDELQYKAVLNRTFMPHHDEEKRNRRYKGWKRAIKCAQVWSELHTEDEGED; the protein is encoded by the coding sequence ATGACCGAGCAAAAATACATTGTTGCCCTAGACCAAGGCACCACAAGTTCTCGCGCTGTAATCCTCGATCACGATGCAAACATCGTAAGTTCTTCTCAACGAGAATTCACTCAGATCTACCCTAAAGCAGGTTGGGTTGAGCATGATCCAATGGAAATCTGGGCATCTCAAAGCTCTACATTGGTTGAGGCCCTAGCGAAAGCGGGGATTCGAAGCGATGAATTGGCAGGTATTGGTATCACTAACCAACGTGAAACCACCATTGTTTGGAACAAAGAAACTGGCAAACCGGTTTATAATGCAATTGTATGGCAGTGTCGCCGTACAGCAGATATCTGTGAAGACCTTAAAGCACGTGGCCTAGAAGACTACGTACGTGACAATACTGGCTTAGTCCTTGACCCGTATTTCTCAGGTACCAAAGTAAAATGGATTCTAGACAACGTTGAAGGTGCTCGCGAAGACGCTGAAGCTGGCAAGCTATTGTTTGGTACGGTTGATACTTGGTTGGTTTGGAAAATGACTCAAGGACGTGTACACGTTACGGATTACACCAACGCGTCACGTACTATGTTGTTCAACATCAATGACCTATGTTGGGATCAGAAGCTACTTGACGAAATGGGTATTCCAACGTCAATGATGCCAGAAGTGAAGCGTTCTTCAGAGGTATACGGTCAAACAAACCTCGGTGGTAAGGGCGGTACACGTATCCCAATCGCGGGTATTGCGGGTGACCAACAAGCTGCACTTTACGGTCAAATGTGTGTAGAAGCAGGCCAAGCTAAGAACACTTACGGCACGGGTTGTTTCCTTCTAATGAACACTGGCCAAGAGAAAGTAACGTCTAAAAACGGCCTACTAACAACGCTAGCATGTGGTCCTAAAGGCGAACCTGCATACGCACTTGAAGGTGCGGTATTCATGGGAGGGGCATCAATCCAATGGCTACGTGATGAGATGAAGCTACTGGATGGCGCTGAAGACTCTGAGTACTTCGCGACGAAAGTAGATACTTCAAACGGCGTTTATGTGGTGCCTGCGTTTACTGGTTTAGGTGCGCCATACTGGGACGCTTACGCTCGCGGTACGATCGTTGGCCTCACTCGTGGCGTTAACTCTAATCACATCATCCGTGCAACACTAGAAGGGATTGCCTACCAAACTCGCGACGTACTAGACGCGATGCAAGCAGACTCTGGCATCAAGCTAGCAAACCTACGAGTTGATGGCGGAGCAGTAGCGAACAACTTCCTAATGCAATTCCAATCAGACGTGCTGGATACTGAAGTTCATCGCCCTGAAGTAACGGAAGTAACGGCGCTTGGTGCGGCTTACCTTGCTGGCCTGGCGGTTGGTTTCTGGGACAATATTGACGAGCTTCAATACAAAGCCGTTCTAAACCGTACATTTATGCCTCACCACGATGAAGAGAAGCGTAACCGCCGCTACAAAGGTTGGAAACGTGCAATCAAGTGTGCTCAAGTTTGGTCTGAGCTTCACACTGAAGATGAAGGCGAAGACTAA
- a CDS encoding PACE efflux transporter, with the protein MSHKERMLHMMLFELVALMLMAGLATYITGDGAGKMAGLALAMSFIAMAWNYVYNYGYDKVFGADRSKRTKKTRVLHGLGFELGLMTMTLPVLMWVLQLDFLTVLVMDIGLVIFFVLYAIAFNWAYDSIRDQLVAKGKVAALV; encoded by the coding sequence ATGTCACATAAAGAACGCATGTTGCACATGATGCTATTTGAACTAGTTGCTTTGATGTTGATGGCGGGGCTTGCAACGTATATCACCGGAGATGGTGCAGGAAAAATGGCGGGCTTAGCACTTGCGATGTCATTCATCGCAATGGCTTGGAACTACGTTTACAACTACGGCTACGATAAAGTATTCGGAGCCGACCGCAGCAAACGAACCAAGAAGACTCGAGTTTTACACGGGTTAGGGTTTGAACTCGGATTAATGACGATGACTCTTCCTGTTCTAATGTGGGTCCTACAACTCGATTTCCTAACCGTACTGGTTATGGATATCGGCCTAGTGATTTTCTTTGTACTTTACGCGATTGCGTTCAACTGGGCATATGACTCGATTCGAGATCAATTGGTAGCGAAAGGAAAAGTGGCCGCTTTGGTTTAA
- a CDS encoding MIP/aquaporin family protein, with protein MTTNKHPSLFGQCLAEFIGTGLLIFFGVGCVAALVLTGATFGQWEISIIWGLGVAIAIYCTAGVSGAHINPAVTIALAMFHGFDKAKVVPYIISQLLGAFCSAALVYSLYSNLFTDYEIAHNFVRSSQDALSTAGIFSTYPHASLSFFGAFAVEFVITAVLMFAILALGDENNGASRGAMNPLLIGILIAVIGGSLGPLTGFAMNPARDFGPKLFAYFAGWDFALTGARDIPYFIVPILAPIAGACFGGWLYPKAIGAYLPIEGQGCTIPNQCETEEEAEQAQA; from the coding sequence ATGACAACTAACAAACACCCTTCTTTATTTGGGCAATGCTTAGCCGAATTTATCGGTACAGGATTACTCATATTCTTTGGCGTTGGCTGTGTGGCGGCACTGGTATTAACCGGTGCAACATTCGGACAATGGGAAATCAGCATCATCTGGGGCTTAGGTGTTGCTATCGCAATCTACTGTACTGCCGGTGTTTCTGGCGCACACATTAACCCTGCAGTCACCATCGCACTGGCAATGTTCCATGGCTTTGATAAAGCGAAAGTTGTGCCTTACATCATTTCTCAGCTACTTGGCGCATTTTGCTCTGCGGCATTAGTTTACAGCCTATACAGCAACCTATTCACTGACTACGAAATTGCACATAACTTCGTTCGTAGCAGCCAAGACGCACTATCAACTGCTGGTATCTTCTCAACTTACCCACATGCTTCACTTTCTTTCTTTGGCGCTTTTGCTGTGGAGTTCGTGATTACGGCTGTGTTGATGTTTGCAATTTTGGCACTAGGTGATGAGAACAATGGCGCATCTCGCGGTGCAATGAACCCACTGCTAATCGGTATTCTTATCGCGGTAATTGGCGGTTCTTTAGGCCCACTGACAGGCTTTGCAATGAACCCTGCTCGTGACTTCGGACCAAAACTCTTTGCTTACTTTGCTGGCTGGGATTTCGCTCTGACTGGTGCTCGTGATATCCCTTACTTCATCGTACCAATTCTCGCTCCAATTGCTGGCGCGTGCTTTGGTGGTTGGTTGTACCCAAAAGCTATCGGTGCTTACTTACCAATAGAAGGCCAAGGTTGCACAATTCCAAACCAATGTGAAACAGAAGAAGAAGCTGAACAAGCTCAAGCTTAA